From a region of the Babesia bovis T2Bo chromosome 1, whole genome shotgun sequence genome:
- a CDS encoding AP2 domain family protein encodes MLSASVFHPVEGIGHRPGCVPLMNDFPEMCYMPQFHDMGASTNSYTDFNGGPMDTEAVLWDRRVWDQGQYPGPSDLYNSYDTQIGFVNTDRIVPVEMLAEYAQYHERVSAQQQKALEIQHQLQQMHAQYTQYQAFLTNFHLPHIMEMELKGKYGLGDQGSRGVMGNVFGGNSSPTTHFHTMGQMSETLRELPYTFFADDNTAPCSPDRHSSSISSETTPNNMDVLNGISGYRAFPQKHNHGYNSTLDSVDMVTKPVVSLCSMASVSTVDLMNDEGYRSMGNGLATDDSDNTFDFTRKRTLSIDDPVDSALIIGSDEKRQKPTGPSDVSLVPDSYRVKYISNGNRAVKTPAFRRSGANDYPVKMPSSEPHYSRIPFSGPNAFMTEPIIDGQINHDYYRRDFYSRMSQHGLDHLFPEHNISCNPVRMGCEPLFNNVNGISCSAGATHDHKEVRSTNLDNISITPRRNIDDDLVNGNLRYPGDSNDEHDLTSEISPFGHDHTDLCDTQDQDSLSPKERKSHRLAAKKLSSNVFKVRKKIARSSEVIREHREIAQRLKSLEVGGIMVIKKRRSHRDSQIEIKKSTDFYDYLLDIPVTAEPDPELGVQQYKCLVPGVYWDKRSWIASWYENGIRCYSSFSAKMHGFYKAKYFAIHVRIFKTKNADFYDPEAETERYHILSQLGVKKC; translated from the coding sequence ATGCTTTCTGCAAGTGTGTTTCACCCTGTTGAGGGGATTGGGCATCGTCCTGGTTGTGTTCCTTTGATGAATGATTTTCCTGAAATGTGTTATATGCCTCAATTTCACGATATGGGTGCTTCAACAAATTCTTATACTGATTTTAATGGTGGTCCTATGGATACTGAGGCTGTTTTGTGGGATAGACGGGTATGGGACCAGGGTCAATATCCAGGACCTTCTGACTTATATAATAGTTATGATACCCAGATAGGATTCGTCAACACTGACCGGATTGTTCCTGTGGAGATGTTGGCTGAATACGCTCAGTATCATGAGCGTGTATCTGCACAGCAGCAAAAGGCTTTGGAGATTCAACATCAGCTTCAGCAGATGCATGCTCAGTATACTCAATACCAAGCCTTTTTGACTAATTTTCACTTACCTCATATTATGGAGATGGAGCTAAAGGGCAAGTATGGCTTAGGTGACCAGGGTTCACGCGGGGTTATGGGCAACGTCTTTGGTGGCAACTCCTCTCCAACTACTCATTTCCACACCATGGGACAAATGTCTGAGACACTTCGGGAGCTACCGTACACTTTTTTCGCTGATGACAACACTGCACCTTGTTCTCCGGACCGCCATTCATCATCCATAAGTTCTGAGACTACTCCCAATAACATGGACGTCCTCAATGGCATTTCGGGATATAGGGCTTTCCCTCAAAAACACAACCATGGTTACAACAGTACTTTAGATTCTGTTGACATGGTTACAAAGCCTGTGGTATCACTGTGTTCCATGGCTAGTGTGAGCACTGTTGACTTGATGAACGACGAGGGGTATCGCTCCATGGGCAATGGACTAGCTACAGACGATAGTGACAATACGTTTGACTTCACTCGCAAGCGTACGTTATCTATTGACGATCCTGTGGATTCAGCACTGATCATTGGCAGCGATGAGAAACGTCAGAAGCCCACGGGTCCTAGTGATGTGAGCTTGGTACCAGATTCCTACCGTGTTAAGTACATATCCAATGGTAACAGAGCGGTTAAAACCCCTGCTTTTAGGCGCAGTGGCGCTAATGACTATCCAGTAAAAATGCCATCTAGTGAGCCACATTATAGTCGCATTCCATTTTCTGGTCCTAATGCCTTTATGACTGAGCCCATAATAGATGGTCAGATTAACCATGATTACTACCGTCGAGATTTTTACTCCAGGATGTCGCAGCATGGCTTGGACCATTTATTCCCAGAGCACAATATATCTTGCAACCCTGTTAGGATGGGTTGTGAACCGCTGTTCAATAATGTAAATGGTATATCTTGTAGCGCTGGTGCTACTCATGACCACAAGGAGGTTAGGAGTACTAACCTGGATAACATTAGCATAACTCCACGGAGGAACATTGACGATGACCTAGTCAATGGCAATCTACGTTATCCTGGTGACAGTAATGATGAACATGACCTCACTAGTGAGATCTCTCCTTTTGGTCATGACCATACCGATCTTTGCGACACTCAAGATCAGGATAGCCTTAGTCCAAAAGAGCGCAAGTCGCATCGTCTGGCTGCCAAGAAATTATCATCCAATGTTTTCAAGGTTCGCAAGAAGATTGCTAGATCTTCCGAGGTGATTCGTGAGCACCGTGAGATTGCTCAGCGTCTGAAGTCACTGGAGGTGGGTGGCATCATGGTAATTAAGAAGCGTCGGAGTCACCGGGACTCCCAAATAGAGATTAAGAAGTCCACTGATTTTTATGACTATCTTTTGGACATTCCTGTAACTGCTGAGCCCGATCCGGAGTTGGGTGTTCAGCAGTACAAGTGTTTAGTCCCTGGTGTCTACTGGGACAAGCGTTCTTGGATTGCCTCATGGTATGAAAACGGTATTCGTTGTTACAGCAGTTTTTCTGCGAAAATGCACGGGTTTTACAAGGCAAAGTACTTTGCGATTCACGTTCGCATCTTTAAGACCAAAAACGCAGATTTTTATGACCCAGAGGCTGAGACGGAGCGATACCATATTTTAAGTCAATTAGGCGTTAAGAAATGTTAG
- a CDS encoding putative ethanolamine-phosphate cytidylyltransferase, which yields MEDQDMTSHRRIYVDGVFDLVHWGHLNALRQAHQLGGKIVVGVVSDKETQDTKGIAPIYNSQERAELISGCRWVDDVIVDTPYDVTIKFLKDVAKCDVVAHGDDVAIGASGKDCYEEIKNAGLFVSVRRSRGCSTSTTLGRLVEALSSDRFSHFASNSGIAQDPIAQFETLVAQNEEQMSRDLLSDDGFNEIEKKASKNEMHVRFPRCRTRASLFSKFIPMSCKPDGAKVIYVDGTFDVFHVGHLRFLQRAKELGDYLIVGLYDDQTVRTIKGNPFPVNHLMDRALTVLAMKYVDDVIMGAPFIPSKNYLENLEVSLVAVGNHSDDPLMIDDFDNYAVARDIGILKHIDSGCTLTSSDIIQRVSNRLDQITLNVERRCKIEQALYH from the coding sequence ATGGAAGACCAAGATATGACAAGTCACCGAAGAATATATGTGGATGGCGTTTTTGATTTGGTCCATTGGGGGCATTTGAATGCACTGCGCCAGGCACATCAATTAGGAGGTAAAATAGTAGTTGGTGTAGTATCGGACAAGGAGACCCAGGATACTAAGGGTATAGCACCGATATACAATTCACAGGAGCGCGCGGAACTTATAAGTGGATGCCGATGGGTAGACGATGTTATTGTGGATACACCCTATGACGTTACAATAAAATTCCTCAAGGATGTTGCCAAATGCGATGTCGTAGCACATGGAGATGACGTGGCCATTGGAGCAAGTGGTAAAGATTGTTACGAGGAGATTAAAAATGCCGGGCTGTTCGTATCAGTACGAAGGTCACGTGGATGCAGCACATCTACAACCCTTGGTAGGCTTGTAGAAGCACTGAGCAGTGACAGATTCAGCCACTTTGCATCCAACTCAGGTATAGCCCAGGACCCAATTGCTCAATTTGAGACGCTAGTAGCACAAAATGAAGAGCAGATGTCACGGGACTTGCTGTCCGACGACGGGTTTAATGAAATTGAAAAGAAGGCAtctaaaaatgaaatgcaTGTAAGATTCCCAAGATGCAGAACACGCGCATCACTGTTTTCCAAGTTTATCCCAATGTCTTGCAAACCTGATGGAGCtaaagttatatatgtcGATGGTACATTCGACGTGTTCCATGTAGGGCACCTGAGATTCCTACAACGAGCTAAAGAACTGGGAGATTACCTAATAGTTGGGTTGTACGACGACCAAACAGTACGGACAATCAAGGGGAATCCATTCCCAGTCAACCACCTTATGGACCGCGCACTAACTGTACTTGCAATGAAGTATGTCGACGATGTGATCATGGGAGCACCATTCATTCCATCTAAGAATTACCTCGAAAACCTAGAGGTTAGCTTAGTTGCAGTGGGCAACCACAGTGATGACCCGTTGATGATCGATGACTTTGATAACTACGCAGTGGCAAGGGATATTGGTATCCTAAAGCATATAGACTCCGGATGCACCTTGACAAGCTCTGACATAATACAGAGAGTGTCTAACAGACTGGACCAAATTACATTAAACGTGGAACGTAGGTGTAAAATAGAGCAGGCGCTGTACCATTGA
- a CDS encoding 8-oxoguanine DNA glycosylase N-terminal domain family protein codes for MGLEWTLLCTQRCMDPSLVLTTGQSFGWSPVGDDTWVGVIDSFVIELRKAGDNVEYRNIFGDCDVKRLRAYFDLDYSYTIDRSIAPDSVLRIVDRRVGVRILQQDPLETLVSFICSANNNIKRITRMCYEIRSSYGTLLGSKDYNGTTLRFYSFPTLSQLSAADFTSLGLGFRAKYVARSISFLRENGLEWLLNLRDIPYPEALEELVKLPGVGRKVADCILLYSLGKRECVPVDVHVNRIAKLHFGIRASGSGSYDRIHEAFLEIAPRDAGWLQAVLFVDSVIQNSSQVTKVIH; via the exons ATGGGTTTAGAGTGGACCTTGCTGTGTACGCAGCGTTGCATGGATCCATCCCTTGTTCTTACTACAG gTCAATCATTTGGTTGGTCACCTGTTGGTGACGACACATGGGTTGGCGTGATTGACAGCTTTGTCATTGAGCTGCGGAAGGCTGGTGACAATGTCGAGTACAG GAATATATTTGGCGATTGCGACGTAAAGCGATTAAGAGCTTACTTCGACTTGGACTATAGTTACACAATCGATCGGTCTATTGCTCCTGATAGCGTATTGCGTATAGTTGATCGTCGCGTCGGTGTCCGCATACTCCAGCAGGACCCCTTGGAAACCCTTGTGAGCTTCATCTGTTCGGCTAACAACAACATTAAGCGCATTACTCGCATGTGCTATGAGATTCGTTCGTCTTATGGTACCCTGCTGGGTTCAAAGGATTACAATGGGACGACCTTGCGTTTCTATTCATTTCCTACATTGAGTCAGCTATCCGCTGCTGACTTCACTTCTCTGGGTCTTGGATTCCGTGCTAAATACGTTGCACGCAGTATATCATTTCTCCGAGAAAACGGCTTAGAGTGGCTGTTGAACTTGCGTGACATACCTTACCCGGAAGCCCTGGAGGAGTTGGTTAAGTTGCC TGGTGTTGGCCGAAAGGTGGCTGACTGCATTTTATTGTACAGTTTGGGTAAACGTGAGTGCGTTCCTGTTGACGTCCACGTAAATCGCATAGCTAAATT GCACTTTGGTATTCGCGCTAGCGGCTCCGGCAGCTATGACAGGATCCATGAAGCTTTTCTCGAAAT TGCTCCTAGGGACGCCGGGTGGCTGCAAGCCGTGCTCTTTGTGGATTCAGTTATTCAAAACTCCAGCCAAGTTACTAAGGTCATACACTAG